Below is a window of Candidatus Hydrogenedentota bacterium DNA.
GCGCCTGCCCGAAGTCACGCTGCCGCGGATGGAGTAAGCGCCTTCATCGCGTAATCGAGTCAGAAGTCCGGACAGGTTGCGCGTGACTTGCCGGGGCCCGAAAGGGTACCCTTGCGTGTCACGTTCAACCTGTCCGATTGTTTTCAGCCCGACCCGGAATCCCGTATGCCCCTGATCCGTTCCCTGCTCAGCCTCTTCGCCATCTGGCTTGCCCTCCCCGTATCGCCCCGGGAAGCCAACCCCGACGTACACGCGTTCTACTATTCCTGGTACGGAAACCCGCAGACCGACGGCGCCTGGCGCCAGTGGGACCACGCCGTCGCCGCGCGCAACCCCGACGAGAAGCACACCTGCAAACCGCCCGAAGACATCGGAGCAAACTTCTACCCGGAAATCGGACTGTACAGTTCCAACGACCCCAACGCCGTGGCGCAACACATGCAACACCTCAAACAGGCCGGCGTCGGCGTTGTCTCCGCGACCTGGTGGGGGATAGGCGACTACACCGACGCCGCGCTGCAAATCCTGTTCGACGAGGCCGCCCGCGCCGGCGTCCGCGTCAACTTCCACATCGAGCCCTTCGGCGGGCGCGACGGCAACGGATTCCGCAAGGCGCTGGTCCACCTCCTCGATCGCTGGGGAAACCACCCCGCGCTCTACCGAAACGCCAACCACGGGAACCGCCCCCTGGTCTACCTGTACGACAGCTACAAGACCCCGGCAAGCGAGTGGGCCCGCGTCCTGACGCCCCAGGGCGACCTGACCATCCGCGGAACCGCGTACGATGTGATCGCCATCGGGCTTTGGGTCAAGGAGGACGAAACCGCCTTCCTGCGCCAGGGCGGCTTCGACGGCTTCTACACCTACTTCGCGACCGACCGGTTCACCTACGGATCCACCTGGGCGAACTGGCCCGCGCTCGCAGAAATCGCACGCGAGAACAACTGGATCTTCATCCCCAGCGTCGGCCCCGGCTACGAAGACCGCAAGATCCGGCCCTGGAACGGCGTCAACAGCCGCGCGCGCGAAAAGGGCGCCTACTACGACCGCGCCTTCCAGGCGGCCATCGCCGCAAATCCCGCCCTGATCTCCATCACCTCCTTCAACGAGTGGCACGAGGGCACCCAGATCGAGCCCGCACGCAGCCATCCGCCCGCACTGCCGCCCGAGCCCGACGGCAAACGCCAGGTCTTCTACCTCGACAACGAAGGCCTCCCACCGGACTGGTATCTCGACCGGACCCGCCACTGGATCGGCGTGTGGGAGGGGCCGGACGAGACGCCGCCCGAGAGATGAAGTAGAGGGCGCCTCCTCGACCAGATGGGCCAATTACGGCTGCGGCGCGTTCAGGGCCATCCACGCCATGATAAGCAGCAGAATGAAGGCGAATATCGCGCCGGCGCACCCGAAATAGAGCCGGATCTTGAACCAAGTGCTCTGGTACGTGCAGTCCGGATTCGGGCACACGCCGCGGTTGATTCCCATCAGTTCGCCGCAAAGCGGACACAATTTGGTGGCGTTGTCTGGAACGGGCACGCGAGGCAATTCCTGTGGTTCTTCGAGTAGGGCCCCGAGTATACCGCCGCGCCGCCCCGGCCCGCCACTCCCCGACGTCAGGAATCCGCCGGCTCCGGACACGGCTCTTCGACGTAGTCCAACGCGGTTTCATTCTCGTAAAGCGGAAAAATGGTCAAATATCGCTCTTTTGCGGCGCGCCGGATCGCCTTCACCAGCCTGAGAGATAGAAACAACAACAGAGCAAAGCCACCCGCGGCCAGCCACAAGCGCCCGGTTGTCAACGCCGCGAACAAGGCGATACCGAGTATGGGAAGCACACCGCTGACCGTTGCAAGAAAGACGATCGGCAAACGCTGGTTTGCCGCCAGCCACGCCTGCACCTGCGTCCGGCTGACGTGCGGCCACCACCACGCATAGAGCGGATCCAGGAAATCGCGCTCCAGGCGCCGGAATTTAACTCCTTCGCAACCGATCTGAACCTGCTCGCCGTTCTCCAGCACCACCACGGGCGGCCCCTCCCGCAGCCCCACGCATTCCCGGAACTTGATGTATCGCGTCCGCCCGCGATAATGGTGAATAGCGAGCGTCCGCGAATTCGCAAGCAGCGCGACCGGCATGGCCTTCTTGAACCAGATGGTGTGCACGCGCAGCGCGCCCTGGATAAGCCCCAGGAATCCACCCAGAAGCGACATCCCGCCCCCGACGAAGTCTCGCCATAGAGAATCAAGCCCCGCGCCCGACACCAATACCAGGATGATGGGGGCGAGGAATAATATCGGAAGCACCGTGGACATCGCCAGGACCGGCCCGTAAACGACAGCGGCCCACGCCCACGGGCCCGGTTTAATCTTCAACATAAGCAGCCTCCGGAATCAGGTCGGATTGCGAATCGGGCGGCGATGATACCCCCCGAAAATGAAGTGCATTTCCGCTGTACATATCAACTCCCTGCGTGGTACTGCCTTTCAACATGGTAATCCATTCTCCCGAAAACCGCAATACCCCCGGCGCCCGAACTCGGGGTTGTAACGCCGCCCCGCAAATACTACAATCGAGGCTTCGAAGCAACGACACCGCACCGGATGGGAGCGTACCATGCGCAGAAGAGAATTCCTTGCAAGCGTCGGCCTGGGAGGGCTGGCCCTCGGGGCCCTGAACACCCCCGCGAAGGCCCAGGCGAGGCCCAACATCATCTACATCATGGCCGACGACCTCGGCTATGGCGACCTGGGCTGTTACGGCCAGAAGGATATCCAGACGCCCAATATCGACCGCCTGGCCGCCGAAGGTGTCAAGTTCACGCAGCACTACGCCGGCAGCACGGTATGCGCGCCCAGCCGCTGCGTGCTGATGACGGGCCTGCACACGGGCCGCTCTCATATCCGGGGCAACAAGCGCGTCAACCTGCGCCCCGAAGACGTGACCATCGCCGAAATCCTCAAGAGCGCGGGCTACGCCACCGGCCAGGCCGGCAAGTGGGGGCTCGGCATCGAAGGGGAGGAGGGCGTCCCCACCCGCAAGGGATTTGACTATTTCTTCGGCTACCTCGACCAGGGCCACGCCCACAACTACTACCCGACCTTCCTGATCGAGAACGAACGGCGCATCGAGCTGGACAACGTCGTGCCCGAACCGAAGGAATCCGGCGCGGGCGTGGCCACGGAGAAGCGCACCTACAGCCACGATCTTATCGCCCAGGCCGGCCTCGATTTTGTGCGCCGCAGCCACGCGCAGCCCTTCTTCCTTTACTGGTCGCTCACGCTCCCCCACGCAAACAACGAAGCCGGCAAGGATGGGATGGAGGTTCCGGATCAGGGACCGTACAAGGACAAGCCCTGGCCGGAGAACAAAAAGAACATGGCCGCCATGGTCACGTGGATGGACCGCGACGTCGGCCGCCTCCTCGACCTGCTGGACGAACTGGGCATCGCGGACAACACGCTGATCCTCTTCACGAGCGACAACGGCCCCCACCGGGAAGGGG
It encodes the following:
- a CDS encoding alpha-mannosidase, coding for MPLIRSLLSLFAIWLALPVSPREANPDVHAFYYSWYGNPQTDGAWRQWDHAVAARNPDEKHTCKPPEDIGANFYPEIGLYSSNDPNAVAQHMQHLKQAGVGVVSATWWGIGDYTDAALQILFDEAARAGVRVNFHIEPFGGRDGNGFRKALVHLLDRWGNHPALYRNANHGNRPLVYLYDSYKTPASEWARVLTPQGDLTIRGTAYDVIAIGLWVKEDETAFLRQGGFDGFYTYFATDRFTYGSTWANWPALAEIARENNWIFIPSVGPGYEDRKIRPWNGVNSRAREKGAYYDRAFQAAIAANPALISITSFNEWHEGTQIEPARSHPPALPPEPDGKRQVFYLDNEGLPPDWYLDRTRHWIGVWEGPDETPPER
- a CDS encoding arylsulfatase, whose amino-acid sequence is MRRREFLASVGLGGLALGALNTPAKAQARPNIIYIMADDLGYGDLGCYGQKDIQTPNIDRLAAEGVKFTQHYAGSTVCAPSRCVLMTGLHTGRSHIRGNKRVNLRPEDVTIAEILKSAGYATGQAGKWGLGIEGEEGVPTRKGFDYFFGYLDQGHAHNYYPTFLIENERRIELDNVVPEPKESGAGVATEKRTYSHDLIAQAGLDFVRRSHAQPFFLYWSLTLPHANNEAGKDGMEVPDQGPYKDKPWPENKKNMAAMVTWMDRDVGRLLDLLDELGIADNTLILFTSDNGPHREGGNDPEWFDSNGPLRGIKRDLYEGGIRVPMLARWPRGIPAGGVTDHISCFQDFLPTAAELAGAPVPDGLDGISYVNAMTGQPGQQAHDYLYWEFTEQGGKQAVREGDWKAVRLDVSENPDAPLELYNLANDLGEENNIAEEHPDIVARLAGHMAASHTPSELFPLFASERKGQ